One stretch of Bacteroidales bacterium DNA includes these proteins:
- a CDS encoding NAD(P)-binding protein, giving the protein MSFTDTVTTDVLIIGGGPSGLATAIHLADTFKQKGQIHRILLIEKGSSIGSHIMSGAVIKPSVFKELLPEVDFSEIPFSSKVTKDKTVLLGEKISFTLPFHVPYMNNKGNYVASLGQICKYLATKAEEKGVEIYTGFAVDEILYKDGKVIGAKTKDTGLDHHGHQLENFQPGTRVEAKITIFAEGTRGSLTKMLINKFHLDKDRNEQIYSLGCKEVWSVPDGNIKAGQVYHTMGYPLNNDEFGGGFIYGLADNKVAVGLVVGLDYKDPSFDTHDAMQIWKTTPFVSKFLKGGKMVEYGAKTLPEGGYYAIPKLYVDNALIVGDSAGLVTMPALKGIHLAIKSGMLAAQTAANALLNNDTSEKSLQLYETLINNSIIRKEMYPVRNFRQGFAKGLIIGGLHFGTQLITGGAGFFGRLRSHADSTTTLKPSELKKKPFKERFKGKLEFDKVLTFDKATDIYHSGVYHDEQQVVHLKINDLGNFNAVNIEEYGAPEQFYCSSEVYELHINKDGKKELRIHAENCMHCKTCDIKAPGKGITWVVPNGGNGPDFQNM; this is encoded by the coding sequence ATGAGTTTTACAGACACAGTAACAACGGATGTTTTAATAATTGGAGGGGGACCATCTGGTTTAGCCACTGCAATTCATTTAGCAGATACATTTAAGCAAAAAGGGCAGATTCATAGAATATTACTAATTGAAAAAGGAAGTTCTATCGGAAGTCATATAATGTCGGGAGCTGTAATTAAGCCTTCCGTTTTCAAAGAATTGCTGCCCGAAGTTGATTTCTCTGAAATTCCTTTCAGCTCAAAAGTAACAAAGGACAAAACGGTATTACTTGGCGAAAAAATCAGTTTCACTTTGCCATTTCATGTTCCGTACATGAACAACAAAGGCAACTACGTTGCTTCATTAGGTCAAATATGCAAATACCTTGCAACCAAAGCCGAAGAGAAAGGTGTAGAAATATACACAGGCTTTGCAGTAGATGAAATCCTATACAAAGATGGAAAAGTAATTGGTGCCAAAACCAAAGATACAGGCTTGGATCATCATGGGCATCAGCTGGAGAACTTCCAGCCAGGCACTCGTGTTGAAGCCAAGATTACCATTTTTGCCGAAGGCACACGTGGAAGCTTAACCAAAATGCTTATCAATAAGTTTCACCTCGACAAGGATCGCAACGAGCAAATTTACTCATTAGGTTGCAAAGAAGTATGGTCAGTTCCTGATGGTAACATCAAGGCTGGACAGGTTTATCACACCATGGGCTACCCTCTCAACAATGATGAATTTGGTGGTGGTTTCATTTACGGGTTAGCCGATAATAAAGTGGCTGTTGGACTTGTTGTTGGACTCGATTATAAAGATCCATCTTTCGATACACACGATGCAATGCAAATTTGGAAAACCACTCCTTTTGTTTCCAAATTCTTAAAGGGTGGTAAAATGGTAGAATATGGTGCTAAAACGCTACCTGAAGGGGGTTACTATGCAATTCCAAAATTATATGTTGATAATGCTTTAATCGTTGGCGATAGCGCAGGATTGGTTACTATGCCAGCCTTAAAAGGTATACATTTAGCCATCAAATCAGGGATGTTAGCAGCGCAAACCGCTGCCAATGCATTATTGAACAATGATACTTCGGAAAAAAGTCTTCAACTTTATGAGACGCTGATAAATAATAGTATTATCCGCAAAGAGATGTATCCTGTCCGAAACTTCAGACAAGGATTTGCTAAAGGGTTAATTATTGGTGGATTACATTTTGGAACTCAACTAATAACTGGTGGAGCAGGTTTCTTTGGAAGACTTAGATCTCATGCCGACTCTACAACAACGCTAAAACCAAGTGAATTAAAAAAGAAACCTTTTAAAGAACGCTTTAAGGGTAAACTTGAGTTCGATAAGGTATTAACATTCGATAAAGCCACTGACATCTATCATTCAGGGGTATACCATGACGAGCAGCAAGTTGTGCATCTTAAAATTAACGATCTGGGAAACTTTAATGCCGTTAATATCGAAGAGTATGGCGCACCTGAACAGTTTTACTGTTCATCGGAGGTATATGAGCTTCATATCAATAAAGATGGCAAGAAAGAACTCAGAATTCATGCCGAAAATTGCATGCATTGCAAAACATGCGATATAAAAGCCCCTGGAAAAGGCATTACATGGGTAGTACCCAATGGTGGTAATGGTCCTGATTTTCAAAACATGTAA
- a CDS encoding CPBP family intramembrane metalloprotease — MKKIKFEILKILLFGLIFPITYLIFNFTIKQIGLQSGYWVSSIIYWIIISSFTLYYLGFQGILELYKVNKSKTQLWGLIAFIPVIGTFFVSFIPSFPQLRVSLMILTISTGIINGTCEELFWRGLTLKTEFKNKYIVIVASTIGFGLWHLTLATISGLKFQGGIGALVGGAFFMGILWQFVATKTNNIFLVTLAHILVNIFAFSTLILENW; from the coding sequence ATGAAGAAAATTAAATTTGAGATTCTTAAAATTTTGTTATTTGGATTAATATTCCCAATAACCTATTTAATTTTCAACTTTACTATTAAGCAAATAGGATTACAATCAGGGTATTGGGTATCATCTATTATCTACTGGATAATAATTTCATCATTCACATTGTATTACTTAGGGTTTCAAGGAATTCTTGAATTATACAAGGTTAATAAATCAAAAACACAATTATGGGGATTGATAGCCTTTATTCCTGTAATTGGAACTTTTTTTGTCTCTTTTATTCCATCGTTCCCTCAATTAAGGGTTTCTTTAATGATTCTGACAATATCAACTGGCATTATCAATGGGACTTGCGAAGAATTATTTTGGAGGGGATTGACACTAAAAACAGAATTTAAAAATAAATATATTGTAATTGTTGCCTCCACCATTGGGTTTGGATTATGGCATTTGACATTGGCAACTATTAGTGGATTAAAATTTCAAGGAGGAATTGGCGCATTAGTAGGAGGAGCCTTCTTTATGGGAATTTTATGGCAATTTGTTGCAACAAAAACAAACAATATCTTTCTTGTTACACTAGCGCATATTTTAGTTAACATTTTTGCCTTTTCAACATTGATTTTGGAGAATTGGTAA
- a CDS encoding AraC family transcriptional regulator: METKNNIEYSELKPDISLSDFVKCFWRFNNISSARYDSIILPDGCFDIIVEIRDYKIQNILLTGLWTNQIDISVAGNTVLFGIRFKLLSVEYILQQNISSIVNNSQIIGSDFWNINSLITLDFTLFCNHITTKLISIVGDGKGTNNRKVQLFNNLYHTNGSSTVLEYANIASWSSRQINRYFSNKFGLSLKAYCNILKVFASLSDVKKGKLFPEQNYFDQSHFIKEVRKHTGVKPKELSDNKNDRFLQLLTMSEK; the protein is encoded by the coding sequence TTGGAAACAAAAAACAACATAGAATATTCAGAATTAAAACCAGACATTTCATTATCCGATTTTGTTAAATGCTTTTGGCGTTTTAATAATATTTCCTCTGCAAGATACGATTCGATAATACTTCCTGACGGTTGCTTTGATATAATTGTTGAGATAAGAGATTACAAAATTCAAAATATCTTACTAACCGGTTTATGGACAAATCAGATTGATATTTCAGTTGCTGGGAACACTGTACTTTTTGGAATACGTTTTAAACTCTTATCGGTGGAGTATATTCTACAGCAAAACATTTCATCAATTGTTAATAACAGCCAAATTATTGGTAGTGATTTTTGGAATATTAATTCGTTAATAACACTTGATTTTACCTTATTCTGCAACCATATTACAACTAAATTGATCTCAATTGTTGGAGATGGTAAAGGGACAAACAACCGTAAAGTTCAACTTTTCAACAACCTATACCATACCAACGGTTCATCAACTGTTTTGGAATACGCAAATATTGCTTCGTGGAGTAGCAGGCAAATAAATAGATACTTTAGCAATAAATTTGGATTGTCTTTGAAAGCATATTGCAATATCCTAAAGGTGTTTGCCTCTTTAAGCGATGTAAAAAAAGGAAAACTTTTCCCAGAACAGAATTATTTTGACCAATCGCACTTCATTAAGGAAGTTAGGAAACATACAGGCGTTAAGCCTAAAGAATTAAGTGATAATAAAAACGACCGATTTTTACAATTATTGACCATGAGTGAAAAGTAA
- a CDS encoding T9SS type A sorting domain-containing protein, which translates to MKKIIINAWFILILSIATDAASLYVPSQYATIQAAINAAPTNSIIYVEDGVYTEKLVIKNKSLSIFGSSYDKCIIQYNTQKDKPNTPDIEYVITITGTGSEKIAFLNLQVFGGTKDNLGAITGSARGAFSAYQVSLSIKNIRIEGVYNLVPDFPGMCINAQNSTLKIENVEINKFMNSYLMDLGINIACSTASINGLISNAGTIDHVINISGNLVNRCYVTILNSTIRASKQHYGECIRVYNFSSVKMDNNILYRSHGGIPWDPNSTNHAGIGINGSNNNITITNNTITHLPLGINLDIIQDNSVKVENNVIENSENYAVRIANGYDSPNTHIDFGGGSLNSIGRNYFVNDALQYHFWVTNDFHYNSSMVIPAKNNYWTYHLSPFDLKAYIYDDIDDPRLLKIDNGTGANAANFNTINFSPSFILPNNTVTTYEDFGNFTKNEFALNINDGNPGIYQPCTFFLSNDNPDLFDIQPTIDYNGVLTFTTKADMNGTAKISAVLKDNGANNLLNHNSSLVQSFTINLIPQPDAPTSNNISITIPPNQPYVFKTSDFPYYDADGDLQTAVYIKNADNWYMKDQGSPFTMGTITMQDFINGSLTFVPPTNTSGFVSTFLFQVVNDGGIDGEIKDHQSAFYTMTVNVLATKAASAKTTDVNNLTQADQLTAYPNPVTNLVTIKLNNCCNGTVKLYDMLGNEFLTTSVNDGKAVFNMSALRSGNYVASVFYCNSIKHLKIVKE; encoded by the coding sequence ATGAAAAAAATAATAATTAATGCTTGGTTTATTTTAATATTGAGTATTGCTACTGATGCCGCATCACTATATGTTCCTTCTCAATATGCAACTATACAGGCGGCTATTAACGCCGCTCCCACAAATTCTATAATATACGTTGAGGATGGTGTATATACAGAGAAACTAGTTATTAAAAACAAATCGCTTTCTATTTTCGGTTCAAGCTATGATAAGTGCATAATCCAATACAATACTCAGAAAGATAAACCAAATACACCTGATATTGAATACGTTATTACCATTACCGGCACAGGTAGCGAAAAAATTGCTTTCCTGAACCTTCAGGTATTCGGTGGAACAAAGGATAATTTGGGTGCAATCACAGGTAGCGCCAGAGGTGCATTTTCAGCTTACCAGGTAAGTTTGTCGATAAAAAATATAAGAATAGAAGGCGTATACAATCTTGTTCCTGATTTTCCGGGTATGTGTATTAATGCACAAAACAGCACATTAAAAATTGAGAATGTTGAAATAAATAAATTCATGAATTCATATTTGATGGATTTAGGTATAAATATTGCCTGTAGTACTGCAAGTATTAATGGGCTAATATCTAACGCAGGTACCATCGATCATGTGATTAATATTTCCGGTAATCTCGTAAATAGGTGTTATGTAACAATTCTAAATTCAACAATAAGGGCAAGTAAACAACATTACGGCGAATGTATACGCGTATATAATTTCAGTTCCGTTAAAATGGACAATAACATTTTGTACCGTTCGCATGGAGGTATACCTTGGGATCCAAATTCAACAAATCATGCAGGCATTGGAATTAATGGAAGTAACAACAATATTACTATTACTAATAATACAATTACCCACCTTCCACTTGGCATTAACTTAGATATAATTCAAGATAATAGCGTTAAAGTTGAAAACAATGTTATTGAAAATTCGGAAAATTATGCTGTACGCATTGCAAATGGTTATGACTCACCTAATACTCATATAGATTTCGGTGGAGGAAGCCTAAATAGCATCGGTAGAAATTACTTTGTAAACGATGCGCTTCAATATCATTTCTGGGTTACAAATGATTTCCACTATAATTCATCAATGGTAATACCGGCAAAAAATAACTACTGGACGTACCATCTGTCTCCTTTTGATCTTAAAGCATATATTTATGACGATATAGATGATCCTAGATTATTAAAAATTGATAATGGAACAGGTGCGAATGCGGCAAATTTCAATACAATAAATTTCTCGCCCTCATTTATATTGCCCAATAATACTGTTACCACTTATGAGGATTTTGGAAACTTCACCAAAAATGAATTTGCCCTTAATATCAACGATGGAAACCCTGGAATTTATCAGCCATGCACATTTTTTCTAAGCAACGACAACCCTGACCTATTTGACATCCAGCCAACAATTGACTATAATGGCGTACTAACTTTTACTACAAAAGCGGACATGAATGGCACTGCAAAAATTTCTGCAGTTTTAAAAGATAATGGTGCAAATAACTTACTCAATCACAATTCAAGCCTTGTGCAATCATTTACCATTAACCTCATACCCCAACCAGATGCCCCAACTTCAAATAACATTTCGATTACTATTCCTCCAAACCAACCTTATGTATTCAAAACTTCAGACTTTCCGTATTACGATGCCGATGGCGATTTACAAACAGCTGTTTATATTAAAAATGCCGATAACTGGTATATGAAAGATCAAGGCTCCCCCTTTACAATGGGAACTATTACTATGCAAGACTTTATTAACGGGAGCCTGACATTTGTGCCACCTACCAATACATCAGGTTTTGTATCAACATTTCTTTTTCAAGTGGTAAATGATGGAGGGATAGATGGTGAAATTAAAGACCACCAATCCGCTTTTTATACAATGACCGTTAATGTATTAGCAACTAAAGCAGCCTCTGCAAAAACAACAGATGTGAACAATTTAACTCAAGCCGATCAACTTACAGCATACCCCAATCCCGTAACAAACTTGGTAACTATTAAACTCAATAATTGCTGCAATGGTACTGTAAAACTGTATGACATGTTGGGTAATGAGTTTCTTACAACAAGCGTTAATGATGGTAAAGCAGTATTTAATATGTCAGCATTAAGATCGGGCAACTATGTTGCTTCAGTGTTCTACTGCAACAGTATTAAGCATTTGAAGATAGTGAAAGAATAA
- a CDS encoding alpha/beta hydrolase, with protein sequence MKKLLFVSMFMALFIVSNAQSNKKIEIGTIDTLNSKILNEKRAVWVYVPNQQDNNLYSKQHYPVVYLFDGGAHFYSVVGMTHQLSTVNGNTICPEMIVVGINNTNRTRDLTPTIDDRVPNSGGNEKLISFIEKELIPYIDSTYPTEPYRMLIGHSYGGLAVVNTLINHTNLFNSYIAIDPSMSWKKQSFLKDAEKVLAEKKYNNVNFYLGIANTMVNGMDTIKVKQDTTQMTSHIRSILELANYTKKNRQNELNFQFKYYSDDNHGSVPLITEYDALHFIFSFYNFNITYSDFMDTTIAFPVKIEKHYKEISQKMGYSVKPPEGQINNFGYSSLNRKSYSQAEYFFKLNVENYPESYNVYDSLGDYYVAVGDKSNAIIYFQKSLAIKEIPITRQKLEKLQGK encoded by the coding sequence ATGAAAAAATTATTATTCGTATCAATGTTTATGGCACTCTTTATTGTGTCGAATGCCCAATCTAATAAGAAGATTGAAATAGGCACAATTGATACTTTAAATTCAAAAATATTAAATGAGAAACGTGCAGTTTGGGTTTATGTTCCCAATCAACAGGACAACAATCTTTACTCCAAACAGCACTACCCTGTTGTGTACCTATTCGATGGAGGTGCCCATTTTTATTCAGTTGTAGGAATGACCCATCAATTAAGTACAGTTAACGGAAATACAATTTGTCCTGAGATGATTGTTGTGGGCATCAACAACACTAACCGAACAAGAGATTTAACACCAACTATCGATGATAGAGTCCCTAATTCGGGAGGAAACGAAAAACTAATCTCCTTCATCGAAAAAGAGTTAATTCCTTATATCGATTCAACATATCCTACTGAACCATACAGAATGTTAATTGGGCACTCCTATGGTGGATTGGCTGTAGTCAATACTTTAATCAATCACACTAATCTATTCAATTCATATATTGCTATTGATCCAAGTATGAGCTGGAAAAAGCAAAGTTTTTTAAAAGATGCAGAGAAAGTCTTAGCTGAGAAGAAATATAATAATGTTAACTTCTACCTAGGTATTGCAAATACTATGGTTAATGGGATGGATACTATAAAAGTGAAACAAGACACAACTCAAATGACTTCACATATTCGTTCAATCCTAGAATTAGCGAACTATACTAAAAAGAATAGGCAAAACGAGTTAAACTTTCAATTCAAATACTATAGCGACGATAATCATGGTTCTGTTCCTTTAATTACTGAATATGATGCCCTTCATTTCATATTTAGCTTTTACAACTTCAACATAACCTATAGTGACTTTATGGATACGACCATTGCATTTCCAGTAAAAATTGAAAAGCATTATAAGGAGATATCCCAGAAAATGGGATATAGTGTTAAACCTCCCGAAGGACAGATAAATAATTTTGGTTACAGCTCTTTGAATAGGAAAAGCTATTCTCAGGCAGAATATTTTTTTAAACTTAATGTTGAAAATTACCCTGAAAGCTATAATGTTTATGATTCCTTAGGTGATTACTATGTTGCTGTGGGTGATAAATCAAATGCAATAATTTATTTTCAAAAGTCATTAGCAATTAAGGAAATCCCCATCACGCGACAGAAACTAGAAAAACTACAAGGGAAATAA
- a CDS encoding electron transfer flavoprotein subunit alpha, whose amino-acid sequence MALTIISLIKQVPLPTEMRMGEDGLMDRTKAKSIINIDCQFGLEAGLQLKKQNPDSRLIVCSMGPKSFENALRTAISMGYDEAYLLSDRKLGGSDTYATGLAISTMLKHLGFTKDSKDPFIILAGRQTSDGDTAHVPSQVAEKIGIPQATFVESVKSDGTGNVIAKRIIEGGFQMMKLPIPCVISLTPTGIPPRKPSLSGAIKARNLKITTLGIDDIGLGTEKIGINGSPTIVVKVVNIVSERPPITMSVGHNEVSLVDSLISNFKKGGNVLAKKENVAKKEIDRPDFPEKDFRDGARGIITWAEVTNDKISRPSIELLTPARNLATQLGNDTKVMTVIIGKNVQHLAQTMIEHGSDEVIVIENDKLEEYQVLPFSSIIAQVIKERKPEIALFAATTSGRELAPRIGMKTDSGVTADCTGLEIGEYIDKKEKVIYTPILESKRPTYGESKLATILGFVCPQISTARAGTFEIPKRIEGRQGIISSFNPVLNDKDFVVEIVKTERGEGGLQNLFEADIIISGGRGTINDNLGLVKGLADALIAQGINAEWTSSRPVVDEGITEYARQIGQTGKTVRPKVYIAVGISGAIQHVAGMKESEKIIAIDRNPKAHIFQNADFGIVGEYQDILPELIERVKGGFTFGIEPKK is encoded by the coding sequence ATGGCTTTAACAATAATAAGTTTAATAAAACAAGTTCCACTTCCCACCGAAATGAGAATGGGTGAAGATGGGTTAATGGACAGAACAAAAGCAAAATCAATTATTAACATCGATTGCCAATTCGGGTTGGAAGCAGGCTTACAGCTCAAAAAACAGAATCCCGATTCACGTTTAATTGTTTGCTCCATGGGGCCTAAATCATTTGAAAATGCACTTAGAACAGCTATTTCAATGGGTTATGACGAGGCATACCTTTTATCGGATCGAAAGCTTGGCGGAAGCGATACTTATGCCACTGGACTTGCAATCTCTACAATGCTTAAGCATCTGGGATTTACCAAAGACTCTAAAGATCCCTTTATAATTTTAGCAGGCCGACAAACCAGTGATGGCGATACTGCTCACGTTCCATCGCAGGTAGCCGAAAAAATAGGAATTCCACAGGCCACTTTTGTTGAAAGCGTAAAATCTGATGGTACGGGCAATGTAATTGCAAAACGTATTATCGAGGGTGGATTTCAAATGATGAAATTACCTATCCCTTGTGTTATCTCGTTAACTCCAACAGGAATTCCTCCCCGCAAACCATCTTTAAGCGGAGCTATCAAAGCACGTAATTTGAAAATTACAACTTTAGGGATTGACGATATTGGTTTAGGAACCGAAAAGATAGGTATTAATGGTTCACCAACCATTGTAGTAAAAGTAGTTAATATTGTAAGCGAACGTCCACCTATCACGATGTCCGTAGGCCACAATGAAGTTTCTTTAGTCGACAGCCTAATATCAAACTTTAAAAAAGGGGGAAATGTATTAGCAAAAAAAGAGAATGTTGCTAAAAAGGAGATTGATCGACCCGATTTTCCTGAAAAAGACTTTAGAGATGGTGCACGAGGAATTATTACCTGGGCAGAAGTGACTAATGATAAAATCTCAAGGCCTTCAATCGAACTTTTAACTCCTGCCAGAAACTTGGCAACACAACTTGGCAACGACACCAAGGTAATGACAGTAATTATTGGGAAAAATGTACAACATCTGGCTCAAACAATGATTGAACATGGTTCTGATGAAGTTATTGTTATTGAAAATGATAAACTTGAAGAATACCAAGTCCTTCCATTCTCATCAATTATTGCCCAAGTCATTAAAGAACGAAAACCAGAAATCGCCCTTTTTGCTGCAACCACCTCTGGAAGAGAATTAGCGCCTAGAATAGGTATGAAAACCGATAGTGGCGTAACAGCAGACTGCACTGGACTTGAAATTGGAGAATACATTGATAAAAAAGAAAAAGTAATTTACACACCCATCCTTGAATCAAAGCGTCCCACATACGGCGAAAGTAAACTAGCAACTATCCTTGGCTTTGTTTGCCCACAAATTTCAACTGCCCGAGCGGGCACATTCGAAATCCCAAAACGTATTGAAGGACGACAAGGAATTATCTCAAGTTTTAATCCTGTTTTAAATGATAAAGACTTTGTAGTTGAAATTGTAAAAACAGAGAGAGGCGAAGGCGGATTACAAAACCTTTTTGAGGCTGATATCATAATTTCAGGCGGTAGAGGTACCATTAACGATAATTTAGGCTTGGTAAAAGGTCTTGCTGATGCGCTTATTGCACAAGGCATAAATGCTGAATGGACAAGTAGCCGTCCAGTAGTTGATGAAGGTATTACCGAATATGCAAGGCAAATTGGACAAACCGGAAAAACAGTTCGTCCTAAAGTATATATTGCCGTTGGTATATCGGGTGCAATTCAACACGTTGCCGGCATGAAAGAATCGGAAAAAATAATTGCCATAGATCGCAACCCTAAAGCACACATTTTCCAAAATGCTGACTTTGGCATAGTTGGAGAATATCAGGATATACTGCCAGAGCTGATTGAACGTGTAAAAGGCGGATTCACATTTGGAATTGAACCTAAAAAATAA
- a CDS encoding inorganic phosphate transporter, translating into MFLAVTMGGSGTGPAFSAAYGAKVIKKSLIPGLFGIMVFLGAIIAGKGTAVTMGKELLPPELMSVPVVSIILFSVAISLLIANLVGIPQSTSQSTVLSIAAIALYFHNLHSDKLFFQIIPTWFILPIISFIISLLLGKYIYKPMRRRGLTLQRAQSENMKPVWNTLLIIMSLYVAFSIGANNVANAAGPITTMTANELHISLDKNFILLLILSILIVAPSFGIGSSIFGQKILENTGREIVLFGKFEAVIIAFVSATLLLLASLTKGIPTSLVQVNVAAILGIGVAKLGPNHIFKKTEVRRFFVMWMIAPLVSFTLSMLLIFIADKYGFI; encoded by the coding sequence ATGTTTTTAGCCGTAACAATGGGTGGAAGCGGAACTGGACCCGCTTTCTCTGCTGCTTATGGCGCTAAGGTTATTAAAAAAAGTTTAATCCCTGGACTATTCGGAATAATGGTTTTTCTGGGAGCTATTATTGCAGGAAAAGGAACGGCAGTTACAATGGGAAAAGAGCTATTGCCTCCAGAGTTGATGTCCGTCCCAGTAGTGTCAATCATACTTTTCTCAGTTGCAATATCGCTACTTATTGCCAATCTAGTCGGGATACCCCAATCCACAAGCCAATCCACTGTATTATCCATAGCTGCTATCGCGTTATACTTTCACAACCTTCACTCCGATAAACTATTCTTCCAAATAATCCCAACATGGTTTATCCTACCAATAATATCATTCATAATAAGCCTACTCCTAGGGAAGTATATCTATAAACCAATGCGAAGGAGGGGGCTTACCCTGCAACGAGCTCAGAGTGAGAATATGAAACCCGTATGGAATACTCTACTAATAATCATGTCCCTTTACGTTGCTTTCTCAATTGGAGCAAACAACGTAGCCAATGCCGCTGGTCCAATTACAACAATGACAGCAAATGAGTTACACATATCGTTAGACAAAAACTTCATCTTGCTACTAATTCTATCAATTCTAATTGTTGCTCCAAGTTTTGGAATTGGAAGTTCAATTTTCGGTCAAAAAATACTAGAGAATACAGGGAGAGAAATTGTCCTATTCGGGAAATTTGAGGCAGTAATTATAGCTTTTGTATCCGCAACCTTACTGCTATTAGCATCGTTAACAAAAGGAATCCCAACATCGCTGGTACAAGTGAATGTTGCTGCCATTCTAGGTATTGGCGTTGCAAAACTAGGTCCTAATCACATTTTTAAAAAAACCGAAGTCCGAAGATTTTTTGTGATGTGGATGATTGCGCCACTGGTTTCCTTTACACTATCAATGCTACTAATATTCATTGCCGACAAATACGGATTCATATAA
- the rlmF gene encoding 23S rRNA (adenine(1618)-N(6))-methyltransferase RlmF has translation MLSKKREYPKEKTSLHPRNRHRERYNFKLLTATYPELNQFVKLNNYNDESIDFFNPEAVKTLNKALLRHYYDIDNWDIPKNYLCPPIPGRADYIHHIADLLASNNSVSQDGKIPTGHNIKCLDIGVGANCVYPIIGNKEYGWSFIGADIDPIAIESAKKIVELNSFLKGKVELRLQHNPQDIFQGIIQKNELFDLTICNPPFHNSLAEAQAGTMRKLTNLKSKRITKPILNFGGQNNELWCKGGEEKFVGDMIYQSKLFSASCLWFSTLVSKQSNLRSAYKGLADVKAEEIKTIPMSQGNKTSRIVAWTFLTQDQHKKWMVTRWNKTY, from the coding sequence ATGCTTAGTAAAAAGCGAGAATATCCTAAAGAGAAAACCAGCTTGCACCCGCGAAATAGGCATCGTGAGCGGTATAACTTCAAACTTCTAACAGCTACCTACCCGGAACTTAACCAATTTGTGAAGCTGAATAATTACAATGACGAATCAATTGATTTTTTTAATCCCGAAGCGGTGAAAACGCTTAACAAAGCGTTACTAAGGCATTATTATGATATTGATAATTGGGATATCCCTAAAAACTATCTATGCCCGCCAATTCCGGGGCGAGCAGATTATATCCATCATATAGCAGATTTATTGGCTAGCAATAATTCAGTATCTCAGGATGGAAAGATACCTACTGGGCATAATATAAAATGTTTGGATATCGGTGTTGGTGCTAACTGCGTTTACCCAATTATTGGCAATAAAGAGTATGGATGGTCGTTTATAGGTGCGGATATCGATCCTATTGCTATTGAATCGGCAAAAAAAATAGTTGAGTTGAATTCCTTTCTAAAAGGGAAGGTTGAATTGAGGTTGCAACATAACCCACAGGATATTTTCCAAGGAATTATTCAAAAAAACGAACTCTTTGATCTGACTATTTGCAACCCTCCATTTCATAACTCTTTAGCCGAAGCCCAAGCAGGAACAATGCGTAAATTAACAAATCTGAAAAGTAAAAGAATCACAAAACCGATCCTAAACTTTGGAGGACAAAACAATGAGCTGTGGTGCAAAGGTGGGGAAGAGAAGTTTGTAGGCGATATGATTTATCAAAGCAAGCTATTCTCCGCTTCCTGTTTATGGTTTTCCACCTTGGTCTCAAAGCAATCGAACCTAAGAAGTGCTTACAAAGGGCTAGCGGATGTGAAAGCAGAAGAAATAAAGACTATTCCAATGAGTCAAGGAAATAAAACAAGCCGCATTGTTGCTTGGACATTTCTCACCCAAGATCAACATAAAAAATGGATGGTTACAAGGTGGAATAAAACTTATTAA